TCAGGTTCGGTGTCTTTGTCGTAATGCTCTGGATGTTTACATTCTTCGTGCAGCTGATATTGATGGGTACATACTTCATCAGCTGGATATCCTGCATGTTGGCAACCGCTTTGAAATCCGTATCCGAAAGCGCAGCCGACCGGCGTGCTTTTACCTGGATCGTGATCACATCGCTGTCATCCAGCACTTCATAAACCTTTCCCTCGCTGGTAATGGCGGAACTGTTTACCACATCTACATGGATGCCCGAAAAGGTAAACGTCCGGACCGGGTCATTGATGCCCACAACCACCAGCCACAAAAGAATGGCGCTGACGAGAGAAAGCAGCTTTAACTTCCAGTTATGCATGATCCTCTTTCTCATCTTTCACCTTCCCCTTCCAGAAACGGAACCGCGGTTTGGGTTCCATCGTCTTATTCTGGAACAGCTTTAAGCGCTCCTTCAGCCGTGCCGCATCCATACCGCGCTCCAGCTCACCGCCGTAAGCCACGGATACCTTGCCGGTCTCCTCGGATACAATGATCGTCAGAGAATCCGTCACCTCACTGATGCCTACACCGGCCCGGTGTCTCGTTCCCAGTTCCTTGCTCAGCTCCATATTATCTGACAGCGGCAGATAGCAGGTAGCGGAAGTCACCCGGTCTCCCCGGATGATCACGGCCCCGTCATGAAGCGGTGTATTGTGTTCAAAAATATTGATCAGCAGCTGGCTGGAGACGATGGAATCCAGTGCAATGCCGGTTCTCTCATACTCTGTCAGCGGATAGTTCTGCTGCAGAACAATGAGGGCGCCGGTCCGCACCTTTCCCATCTCAAAGGAAGCCTTGACGATCTCATTGAGTGTCCGGTCGCTGAACAGACCAGCCTCCTCCCGCACGGGATCCAGCAAAGGAATGCCCTGCAGAAACTTTTTCTTGCCCAGCTCTTCCAGGCCTTTGCGCAGCTCCGGCTGGAATACCACAAGCAATGCCGTAATTCCCA
Above is a window of Oscillospiraceae bacterium NTUH-002-81 DNA encoding:
- the cdaA gene encoding diadenylate cyclase CdaA gives rise to the protein MSETILGWFRDGFAGLRPTPMDFVEILILTVAIYQLLRWVKRTRAWILLKGFAVLLLFTLAAKLLHMDTIYWLAEKILGLGITALLVVFQPELRKGLEELGKKKFLQGIPLLDPVREEAGLFSDRTLNEIVKASFEMGKVRTGALIVLQQNYPLTEYERTGIALDSIVSSQLLINIFEHNTPLHDGAVIIRGDRVTSATCYLPLSDNMELSKELGTRHRAGVGISEVTDSLTIIVSEETGKVSVAYGGELERGMDAARLKERLKLFQNKTMEPKPRFRFWKGKVKDEKEDHA